A region from the Silene latifolia isolate original U9 population chromosome 7, ASM4854445v1, whole genome shotgun sequence genome encodes:
- the LOC141591521 gene encoding scarecrow-like protein 30 — MDSFLLGEYPECNENLHDFQYNSELFPNLSAYNTYVSNFNDEDLERFNFIDSGVVSENPSIVLDSGENPDGWIDELSGNDDFPDDCLKFITEILMEEDIDDQTVALEDYTALKATEQSLLEALGEHVDVPTDSFDSFNEFLKGQADSPASTLLDSYSTESILVENGSRGRKNNLRGDDDDTDYEEGRRNKHLAAYEEEYVEMEQFDDVLLCNVGEDDFSDSGTNRGGRRSSKKKTRGKKKKNSEAEAQVVDLRGLLTQCAQAVANFDLRNANELLGKIKEHASKYGDSTQRLAFYFANGLEARLAGTGWAQYKEEMSRRVPSSDILKAYKAYVSAIPFKRTSYFMANDAITKLAENSTRIHIIDFGIFFGFQWPGLIKKLAQRKGGPPVLRITGIDYPQSGFRPAKRIEETGRRLAGYCERFGVPFVYQPIAKRWQDVTIDELNIDKDEALVVNCLYMVRKLLDETVDETNPRDTFFKLVRKLNPTLFIHGIVNGIYNGPFFETRFREAMFHYSAIFDLFEATVPRESEERLLGEGHLYGADALNVIACEGKERIERPETYRQWQCRLERAGFRKLVLDNELVHRVQAAFKGNYHKDFVVYESSHWLLQGWKGRILYAISCWTSA; from the coding sequence ATGGATTCATTTCTGTTGGGAGAATATCCTGAATGTAATGAAAATCTGCATGATTTTCAGTATAACTCAGAATTATTCCCAAATTTGTCAGCTTACAATACTTATGTAAGCAACTTTAATGATGAAGATCTTGAAAGGTTTAACTTTATTGATTCTGGTGTAGTTTCTGAAAACCCGAGTATTGTTCTGGATTCAGGAGAAAACCCGGATGGGTGGATCGATGAATTGTCAGGAAATGATGATTTTCCTGATGACTGTCTCAAGTTTATTACTGAGATTTTAATGGAAGAGGATATAGATGATCAAACTGTTGCTTTAGAGGATTATACTGCGCTTAAGGCGACCGAGCAGTCGTTATTGGAAGCGCTTGGTGAACACGTTGACGTCCCTACTGACTCATTTGACAGCTTTAATGAGTTTTTAAAAGGGCAAGCAGATTCTCCTGCTAGTACCCTTTTGGATTCTTATTCAACTGAATCGATATTGGTTGAAAATGGTTCGAGAGGGAGGAAGAATAATTTAAgaggtgatgatgatgatacagATTATGAAGAAGGGAGGAGGAACAAGCATTTGGCGGCTTACGAGGAGGAATACGTTGAGATGGAGCAGTTTGATGATGTCTTGCTGTGCAATGTAGGCGAAGACGATTTTTCCGACAGTGGAACTAACCGAGGAGGAAGACGGTCGTCTAAGAAGAAGACAAGGggtaagaagaagaaaaatagcgAGGCAGAAGCGCAAGTTGTCGATTTAAGAGGTCTGTTGACTCAATGTGCACAAGCTGTGGCAAACTTTGACTTAAGAAATGCGAATGAGTTGCTCGGAAAAATTAAGGAACATGCTTCTAAATATGGGGATAGCACTCAAAGATTGGCCTTTTACTTTGCTAATGGTCTCGAGGCGAGGTTAGCAGGGACAGGATGGGCTCAGTACAAAGAAGAAATGTCGAGGCGAGTTCCATCTTCTGATATCTTGAAGGCTTATAAGGCTTATGTTTCAGCTATTCCTTTTAAAAGAACATCCTATTTTATGGCTAATGATGCAATAACTAAGTTGGCCGAGAATTCGACTAGGATCCATATCATTGATTTTGGTATCTTTTTCGGGTTTCAATGGCCTGGGCTTATAAAAAAGCTAGCTCAAAGAAAGGGTGGTCCTCCTGTGCTTCGGATCACAGGAATCGACTACCCTCAGAGTGGGTTTCGGCCAGCTAAACGGATTGAAGAAACTGGTAGAAGATTAGCCGGGTATTGTGAGAGGTTCGGTGTGCCGTTTGTTTATCAGCCCATCGCGAAAAGATGGCAGGATGTGACTATAGACGAGCTAAACATCGACAAGGATGAGGCCCTTGTGGTGAATTGTCTATACATGGTGAGAAAGTTGCTCGACGAGACTGTGGATGAGACCAACCCTAGGGATACTTTCTTCAAGTTGGTAAGAAAGCTAAACCCTACTCTTTTCATCCATGGTATTGTAAATGGTATCTACAATGGACCGTTCTTTGAAACGCGGTTTAGGGAGGCAATGTTCCATTACTCGGCTATATTCGACTTGTTTGAAGCGACAGTACCTCGAGAAAGTGAAGAGAGGTTGTTGGGAGAGGGTCATTTGTATGGAGCAGATGCTTTAAATGTCATAGCATGTGAAGGCAAGGAGAGGATTGAACGACCCGAGACGTATAGGCAATGGCAATGTCGACTTGAACGAGCCGGGTTTCGGAAGTTGGTGTTGGATAATGAACTTGTACACAGAGTTCAAGCAGCATTTAAAGGAAATTATCATAAGGATTTTGTTGTCTATGAGAGTAGCCATTGGTTGCTTCAAGGTTGGAAAGGAAGGATACTGTATGCTATCTCTTGTTGGACATCTGCTTAA
- the LOC141591523 gene encoding sucrose synthase-like — MASNFVKLLGDILTTHGHEIVIFFSRVETHGKTILQRQQILVDFETVVKEGSLKLAVGAFAEIIRSTQEAVILSPWIALAVRQRPGVWNYLCFDSKKLILKELTVSEFLKLKEMVVEENMDGKFVLELDFKPSVGSTNLPSLSKSIGNGAEYLNRMLSAKMFHEKESMVSLVEFLRSHHYKEKSLMLNDKVQNLKDLQSALQKAQEYLRTLSLTTSYSDMEHKLQQLGLERGWGDNAQRVSAMISLLLELLDAPDAENLGKFLGRIPLVFNVVIMSPHGYFAQDNVLGYPDTGGQVVYILDQVRALEAQLLQRIQEQGLDIVPRILIVTRLLPDAVGTTCGQRLERVIGTKHSDIIRVPFRNEKGIVRKWISRFQVWPYLETFSEDVACELFKEFQTKPDLIIGNYSDGNIVASLLAHKLGVTQCTIAHALEKTKYPNSDVYWKKFEKYHFSCQFTADLIAMNLTDFIITSTFQEIAGNKNTVGQYESHMAFTLPGLYRVVNGIDVFDPKFNIVSPGADMSVYFPYTEKHKRLTHLLPEIEELLFSPVENEEHLCVLKDRNKPIIFSMARLDKVKNMTGLVEWYGKNKRLRQLVNLVVVAGDRRKESKDTEEQSELKKMYELIETYELNGQFRWISAQMDRTRNGELYRYIADTKGAFVQPAFYEAFGLTVVEAMTSGLPTFATCNGGPAEIIVHGKSGFHIDPYQGDIAAQQLVHFFEKCQSDPTHWETISKGGLQRINEKYTWQIYSEQLLTLAGVYGFWKHVSKPDKNMANRYIEMFMALGYNKLAESVPQVTDE, encoded by the exons ATGGCTTCTAACTTTGTGAAGCTCTTGGGTGACATTTTAACTACTCATGGTCATGAGATCGTCATATTCTTTTCAAG AGTTGAAACCCATGGGAAAACGATTCTTCAACGTCAACAGATACTTGTTGATTTCGAAACTGTTGTTAAAGAAGGAAGCCTAAAACTTGCTGTTGGAGCCTTTGCTGAAATTATAAGATCCACTCAG GAAGCCGTAATTTTATCTCCATGGATTGCTCTTGCTGTTCGTCAAAGGCCCGGTGTTTGGAATTACCTTTGTTTCGACTCAAAGAAGCTCATTCTTAAGGAATTGACTGTATCTGAGTTTCTGAAACTCAAAGAGATGGTTGTAGAGGAAAA CATGGATGGCAAGTTTGTGCTGGAACTGGATTTTAAGCCGTCTGTTGGATCAACAAACCTTCCATCTCTTTCAAAGTCGATTGGAAATGGCGCTGAGTACCTCAATCGGATGCTTTCTGCAAAGATGTTTCATGAGAAGGAAAGCATGGTTTCTCTTGTTGAATTTCTCAGGTCCCATCATTACAAAGAAA AGTCCTTAATGCTGAATGACAAGGTTCAGAACCTGAAAGATCTTCAGTCTGCCCTACAAAAGGCACAGGAATATCTCCGGACCCTGTCTCTGACGACATCATACTCCGACATGGAGCACAAACTCCAGCAATTAGGATTGGAAAGAGGATGGGGTGACAATGCGCAGCGAGTTTCAGCTATGATTAGCCTGCTTCTAGAACTTTTAGATGCTCCAGATGCCGAAAACCTTGGGAAATTTCTTGGCAGAATCCCTTTGGTTTTCAATGTTGTGATCATGTCACCTCATGGTTACTTTGCTCAGGACAATGTCTTAGGTTATCCTGACACTGGTGGCCAG GTTGTGTATATCTTGGATCAAGTCCGGGCCTTAGAGGCTCAATTACTTCAGCGCATTCAGGAGCAAGGGCTTGACATTGTCCCTCGGATCCTCATT GTCACTCGTCTGCTACCCGATGCAGTAGGGACCACCTGTGGGCAGCGCCTCGAGAGGGTTATTGGCACCAAGCACTCTGATATTATCCGAGTGCCCTTCAGAAACGAAAAGGGCATTGTGCGGAAATGGATATCCCGTTTCCAAGTGTGGCCTTACCTTGAGACTTTCTCTGAG GATGTGGCCTGTGAACTTTTCAAGGAGTTTCAGACCAAGCCGGATTTAATCATCGGAAACTACAGTGATGGTAACATTGTTGCCTCGCTACTGGCGCATAAACTAGGAGTTACACAG TGTACTATTGCTCATGCACTCGAGAAGACAAAGTATCCAAACTCTGATGTATACTGGAAAAAGTTCGAAAAGTACCACTTTTCCTGTCAGTTTACAGCTGATCTTATTGCCATGAATCTCACTGACTTCATTATCACAAGCACATTCCAAGAAATAGCTGGAAA CAAGAACACAGTTGGACAGTATGAATCTCACATGGCTTTCACTCTTCCTGGACTGTACCGGGTTGTTAATGGAATCGATGTGTTCGATCCCAAATTCAACATCGTCTCACCAGGAGCGGATATGTCGGTTTACTTCCCCTATACTGAGAAGCATAAGAGACTTACCCACTTGCTTCCTGAAATTGAAGAACTGCTTTTCAGCCCTGTTGAGAATGAAGAGCATCT GTGCGTACTCAAAGACCGGAACAAGCCAATTATATTCTCAATGGCAAGGCTAGACAAAGTGAAAAACATGACAGGACTTGTAGAGTGGTATGGGAAGAATAAGAGGCTCCGTCAACTGGTAAACCTAGTCGTAGTGGCCGGAGACAGAAGGAAGGAGTCGAAAGACACTGAGGAACAGTCCGAACTTAAAAAGATGTACGAACTCATAGAAACATACGAGTTAAACGGACAATTCAGGTGGATTTCTGCTCAAATGGACAGAACCAGGAATGGTGAACTTTACAGGTACATTGCAGATACTAAAGGAGCCTTTGTTCAGCCTGCCTTCTACGAGGCTTTCGGGTTAACTGTTGTTGAAGCCATGACTTCCGGTCTCCCTACGTTCGCCACTTGTAATGGTGGGCCAGCTGAAATCATAGTTCATGGAAAATCAGGTTTTCATATTGACCCTTACCAGGGTGACATAGCAGCTCAGCAACTTGTTCATTTCTTCGAGAAATGCCAGAGTGATCCTACTCACTGGGAAACTATCTCTAAGGGTGGCTTGCAGAGGATCAATGAAAA ATATACATGGCAGATATACTCAGAGCAGTTGCTTACACTTGCTGGGGTTTACGGGTTTTGGAAGCATGtctcaaaacccgacaaaaacATGGCTAATCGTTACATTGAGATGTTCATGGCACTTGGTTATAACAAATTg GCAGAATCAGTTCCTCAGGTGACAGATGAATAA
- the LOC141591522 gene encoding scarecrow-like protein 30, whose product MNFIPSNGYGYPEECINVDMQNDFMQNFGFVHNNMSLNDQNYSFLYENSYPNEAVVPDFSDDYCLKFINDILMEEDLDDHVPATLQDYHALQATEKALYDALGDTLQSPSRSSDVVESSAGSLESGYVGNDDELLREVQKFIALSSNGKNTAKEAEKRKMDMLLEERNSKQIAASNEEYVEMKNFDDILICEEGKDDISPFTRKNAVTEVEKSLKPKDRRRKSGRGKRKPKEEVVDLRNLLIECAQAVTSADLVTANELLKQIRQHASAYGDSAQRVAYYFANGLEARMAGTGSDLYRDFVGKPISSVQILKGYQLYVSAVPFQRTTYFLANQAIAKLADKSAKVHIIDFGIFLGFQWPGLIQQLSRRRIGPPRVRITGVDYPHPGFKPAQKTQETGNRLSGYGQRFGVPFEFNAIAQMWNTLKLEDFKIEKDELVIVSCLYQSGKLSDEGIDVDSPRDYFLKLIRKLNPDMFIHGVVNGTFNAPFFTTRFREALYHYSALFDVFEATMPRENDERLLIEQLLYGKDAMNIVACEGSERIERPESYKQWQMRHHRVGFTQVGLDTDVIHRARAMVKANYHKDFMVELDRDWMVQGWKGRILSAVSCWKPA is encoded by the coding sequence ATGAACTTTATTCCATCTAATGGGTATGGGTATCCTGAGGAATGCATAAATGTGGATATGCAAAATGATTTCATGCAAAACTTTGGATTTGTTCATAATAATATGTCTTTGAATGATCAAAATTATAGTTTTTTGTATGAGAATTCATACCCTAATGAAGCAGTAGTACCAGATTTTTCTGATGATTATTGTCTAAAATTCATCAATGATATTCTCATGGAAGAGGATTTAGATGATCATGTTCCTGCAACTCTGCAGGATTATCATGCACTTCAAGCTACTGAGAAGGCACTGTATGATGCTCTTGGGGATACTCTGCAGTCGCCTTCTCGTAGCTCTGATGTCGTTGAGTCGTCTGCAGGTTCCTTGGAGTCAGGTTATGTAGGAAATGATGATGAACTTCTTAGGGAAGTTCAGAAATTTATAGCTTTGTCGTCTAATGGAAAGAATACCGCGAAAGAGGCAGAGAAAAGGAAGATGGATATGTTGTTAGAAGAGAGAAACAGTAAGCAAATTGCTGCAAGTAATGAAGAATATGTCGAAATGAAGAATTTCGATGATATACTGATCTGTGAGGAAGGAAAGGATGATATTTCGCCTTTTACTCGAAAAAATGCAGTTACTGAAGTTGAAAAGAGCCTAAAGCCTAAGGATAGGAGGCGGAAATCGGGTAGAGGTAAGCGAAAACCTAAGGAAGAAGTGGTGGATCTTAGGAATCTGTTAATTGAATGTGCACAGGCAGTAACAAGCGCGGATCTTGTTACTGCAAATGAGCTTCTGAAGCAGATTAGACAGCATGCTTCAGCATATGGAGATAGTGCTCAAAGGGTTGCATATTACTTTGCAAACGGACTTGAGGCGCGTATGGCAGGAACTGGGTCTGATCTGTATCGGGATTTTGTAGGAAAACCGATTTCATCAGTTCAGATCCTGAAAGGGTACCAACTGTATGTTTCAGCTGTACCTTTTCAGAGAACGACGTATTTTTTAGCGAATCAGGCTATTGCAAAGTTGGCTGATAAGTCTGCTAAGGTTCATATTATTGATTTTGGGATTTTTTTAGGGTTTCAATGGCCTGGTTTAATCCAACAGCTGTCAAGAAGACGGATTGGTCCACCCAGGGTGCGGATAACAGGAGTGGATTATCCGCACCCTGGGTTCAAACCTGCACAAAAGACTCAAGAGACCGGGAACCGGTTATCTGGTTATGGTCAAAGATTTGGAGTGCCCTTTGAGTTTAATGCTATTGCTCAAATGTGGAATACTCTAAAACTCGAGGATTTTAAAATCGAAAAGGATGAACTTGTTATTGTTTCCTGTCTTTATCAGTCAGGAAAACTTTCTGATGAGGGTATTGATGTTGATAGCCCAAGAGACTATTTCCTGAAATTAATCAGGAAATTGAATCCTGACATGTTTATCCATGGTGTAGTTAACGGCACATTCAATGCTCCGTTTTTTACTACTCGGTTCAGGGAGGCACTGTATCATTACTCGGCTTTGTTTGATGTGTTTGAAGCAACCATGCCCCGGGAAAATGATGAGAGGCTTCTAATTGAGCAGTTACTGTATGGGAAAGACGCGATGAATATTGTAGCGTGTGAAGGGAGCGAGAGGATTGAGAGGCCTGAGAGTTATAAACAGTGGCAAATGAGGCACCATAGAGTCGGGTTCACTCAGGTTGGGCTTGACACCGATGTTATTCATAGAGCACGGGCTATGGTTAAGGCTAATTACCATAAGGATTTTATGGTGGAGCTAGATAGGGATTGGATGGTCCAAGGTTGGAAAGGAAGGATTTTGAGTGCAGTTTCCTGTTGGAAACCTGCGTAA